Proteins co-encoded in one Merismopedia glauca CCAP 1448/3 genomic window:
- a CDS encoding MBL fold metallo-hydrolase, protein MNSPPPNNLDSIKPTIPKPPQGALKPPKAVFDGIYAFAPNRETLGGTAYLIVEKFGNVLIDCPPWHEVNQEFINSCGGVRWLIITHRGAIAKVDLIQKALSCDVSIQEQEAYLLPGLNVVSFQKEQFLHEDLKVIWTPGHSPGSACLYYRHRGFSGAQPKGGILFTGRHLLPNSNGELAIIRNSKTFHWLRQINSVHLLLKEFNSEVLSYICPGGNIGFLRGQLSIDRAYERLLELDLATKS, encoded by the coding sequence GTGAATTCTCCACCACCAAACAATTTGGACAGTATCAAACCCACAATTCCCAAACCACCCCAAGGTGCTTTGAAACCACCAAAAGCCGTTTTTGACGGCATCTACGCTTTTGCCCCGAATCGAGAGACCCTAGGAGGTACAGCTTATCTTATTGTAGAAAAGTTTGGCAACGTCCTGATCGATTGTCCCCCGTGGCATGAAGTTAATCAAGAATTTATTAATAGTTGTGGTGGGGTTCGTTGGTTAATTATCACCCATCGAGGAGCTATCGCTAAAGTCGATCTAATTCAAAAAGCCTTGAGTTGTGATGTCTCGATTCAAGAGCAAGAAGCTTATCTGTTACCAGGTTTAAATGTAGTTAGCTTCCAAAAAGAGCAGTTTTTGCATGAAGATCTTAAAGTGATTTGGACTCCAGGACACTCACCAGGTTCTGCTTGCTTGTACTATCGCCATAGGGGTTTCAGTGGCGCTCAACCCAAGGGTGGGATTTTGTTTACTGGACGACATTTGTTACCCAATAGCAATGGAGAACTTGCAATTATAAGGAATTCTAAAACTTTCCATTGGCTACGTCAAATTAATAGCGTTCATCTTTTACTCAAAGAATTTAATAGTGAGGTTTTGAGTTATATTTGTCCTGGTGGCAATATAGGTTTTTTGAGAGGGCAGTTATCTATAGATAGAGCCTATGAGCGTCTATTGGAGTTAGATTTAGCTACAAAAAGCTAG
- a CDS encoding site-2 protease family protein: protein MDISLLVLIILVGAFTYVILKRRVAYITKTPVWLLWLVLMMPILVSLGLSVTYGDRLPSLAIVGVFFGSWILYLVLLQWGRKQPSVATSQVLGENSTTGEVVATATPELSKLRPIDTTEESNLRNCFPWSVYYLEKIEYLPQAVLCRGKLRSNPEQAYETITDNIKKLFGDRFFIIFQESFSGKPFFALVPNPQAQQAQGGKRELFKEIQLSIILLLLTLFTTTWSGIEINGIADKIQSKPELIAQGFLYSLPLLLILGIHELGHYFSAKFYQMKVTLPLFFPVPFFLGTFGAFIQMRSPAPNRKALFDVSIAGPLAGLAITLPVIWFGLQQSLAIPLSEKSGILNFDSFNPRFSLLVTLLSKFCLGSQLTSQMAIDLHPIAVAGYIGILVTALNLMPVGQLDGGHIVHAMFGQKAAAGIGQIARILMLLLGFAQQELLLWALLLLFMPISDEPALNDVSELDNRRDFLGLISLIILASILIPVPEALRAWLNV, encoded by the coding sequence ATGGATATTTCGTTACTAGTACTGATAATTTTGGTTGGAGCCTTTACCTACGTTATTTTGAAGCGTCGGGTAGCTTACATTACGAAAACTCCTGTCTGGTTACTATGGCTGGTGTTAATGATGCCAATTTTAGTATCTCTAGGCTTGAGCGTTACCTATGGCGATCGCTTACCTAGTCTAGCGATTGTCGGGGTGTTTTTTGGCAGTTGGATTCTTTACCTAGTATTGCTTCAGTGGGGACGCAAACAACCTTCAGTTGCTACCAGCCAAGTATTAGGAGAAAATTCAACTACTGGTGAGGTAGTAGCTACTGCTACCCCAGAATTATCAAAACTCCGTCCTATAGATACTACAGAAGAAAGCAACTTAAGAAACTGTTTTCCTTGGTCTGTATATTACCTGGAGAAAATTGAGTATCTCCCCCAAGCGGTTTTATGTCGCGGAAAGCTGCGTTCTAATCCCGAACAAGCCTACGAAACAATCACAGACAATATCAAGAAGTTGTTTGGCGATCGCTTCTTTATTATTTTCCAAGAAAGTTTCAGTGGGAAACCATTTTTCGCTCTAGTTCCCAATCCCCAAGCGCAACAGGCTCAAGGTGGAAAAAGAGAGCTATTCAAAGAAATTCAACTCAGTATCATTCTATTACTACTAACACTATTTACTACTACTTGGAGTGGCATTGAAATCAATGGGATAGCTGACAAGATTCAATCTAAACCGGAATTAATCGCTCAAGGATTCTTATATTCTTTACCCCTGCTGCTGATTTTAGGGATTCACGAATTAGGGCATTACTTTTCGGCAAAATTCTACCAAATGAAGGTTACTTTGCCCCTGTTTTTCCCTGTACCATTTTTCTTAGGAACATTTGGTGCTTTCATTCAAATGCGTTCTCCCGCACCCAACCGCAAGGCATTATTTGATGTTAGTATAGCCGGCCCTTTAGCTGGATTAGCTATAACCCTACCCGTAATCTGGTTCGGGTTGCAGCAGTCTTTGGCGATCCCATTATCAGAAAAATCAGGAATTTTAAACTTTGACTCCTTCAATCCCCGATTTTCCCTATTAGTAACTTTGCTCAGTAAGTTTTGTTTAGGGAGTCAATTAACCTCTCAAATGGCGATCGATCTGCATCCTATCGCTGTAGCCGGATATATTGGTATCCTGGTCACAGCCTTGAATTTAATGCCCGTAGGACAGTTAGATGGCGGTCATATAGTTCATGCTATGTTTGGTCAAAAAGCGGCTGCTGGAATCGGACAAATTGCTCGTATCCTAATGCTATTACTGGGTTTTGCTCAGCAAGAATTGCTACTTTGGGCACTATTATTGCTTTTTATGCCTATCTCAGATGAACCAGCGTTAAATGATGTTTCCGAAT